The sequence below is a genomic window from Aureispira sp. CCB-E.
CAATCAGGAACAAACAAACAACAATGTACCACAGGAGGACGATGAAGCAACAATGGCCTTGAGAGCAAAAGTACAAGAGTTGGAAGATCGTCTGAATGCGGCAAAAGCCAACAGTTCTCTCAATCTAGAAGAATTGGTTAATGAATATAGCTTCTTGATGGGAACATGCCAGCAAATTGCCGCAACACCGAATTATAAAGCAATTTTTAAGAGAGTAGGCGATTTGAAAAAGCAATTCTCTAGCGTGTTGGATGGAGCAACAGCTGAAATTATGAATAATCAAGAGCTGAAAAAAGAGCTGATGCGCCAAATTAAAGAAGCGGCCAAAGTTGGGGCAGAATTCAAAAATGAAGCAGAGCGCTTGTGGAATGAGTTCCGTGATTATACGAAGACAATTGCCTCACCATTAGAGGCTAGAGCAGCATTAGAACAGGTAGAGAAAAAGATACAAGCGTTTCAGAAAAAAGTAGAAGAACGTTCTAGAGGTTTGATTCTGTTATCTAAAAAAGCAGGTGTTGGAAATGCGACTAAAATTTCAGAGCACATGACGGCTGTACGTAGTAAAGCTACCAAAATGAAAAATGCCATACAAGCACAACTTAAAGAAGCGGATAAAACCATCCAAATTATAGAAAAATTGATGGAGGAATTTAACAAGACATTTGATGCTTCTATCCAAGCAAAAGTTGTTCAAGCGATCAATGATTTTAGAAAAATTACCTTTGAAATTTAATTCAATTATCCAATTTATTCACAAAAATAATTAGCAGACAAGCACTGCTGTTAACGATAAAAAATATAAAATTATGCCTTTTGATTTAGCAGAAAATAACATGAGAACCTGTAGAAGGGTCGTAAATGCAATAGATAATCACTCTATTTTTGTAACCTACCCCACTGTAAATGACTTTATTTCTAGACAAAATGATCTTGTACAATTGGCAAGTTCGGAAGCAATTCTTATCTCTAAGTACAATGGAATAAAATATTATAGAGATTGGTTGATAGAGAATATAGCTGGCAAAATTGATGCAGGGGCTGTCCAAAAAGGAAATAATGATTTGGAGTACACGACTAACATCACCAATGCCTTAGGAAATCATCCCAAGCCTGTCGACGAAGGAAATCCAGTGGTAGGGGCAGCTATAAATTTGTTGGTTGCTGAGATTAAGCAAAAAGCAGCTAATATAGAAGCTGAAAATAGAGCCGATGCCTTGGCTCGTTTCCAAGACTATGTTATTGCTGAAATGAATCGAGCATATGCTGGTGATTATGCCTCAGGGCAAGAGGAGGCAACAATGGAGGAAATGTATAATATTGATGTACCAGCTGCACTAGGAGCGTTTGCAGACCAGTATGATACCGCTAGCTTTCTTAATGCAATGAAGGAGAAATTTGGAGAGGATGCTAAGGCAATAGATGGTTTACATAAAAGACAAATGAGGGAGCTATTGAGCGATGGAATTACCAAAACTCCTTTTTGGCAAGGCTTTCCTAGTGATTATGATTTGTTGGCAGGAGATGGTTTATCCGACAAGAAAAAGGTGGAGCAAGTGCTTTTAAAAGGAAAAGCCGACCCAATTGAATTTGCCTTAAATAAAATTAGAACCAATCCAGTTGGATATGGAATTGAAATGGAGACAGGAGAAAAGACGGTTCAATTGGAGGGCGTTAATAATGATATCGCTAATAAGGGAATCATTTTGCCCGAAGATGTGATTCGGATAAGCTTTCATAATATAGAAGGAGATATTAGAGACAGTTTGCAAGCATTTATAGATATAATCGTTGCGAATAGTGCTGATGTACAGGATTTGCTCAATGCTCCCAATTATCAAACGTTAAAGAATGGCTTAGATGATTTTGCCCCCGAAATGCAAACGTTTATATGGATAACTTGGAGTCAAAAAAATTATGAACTACTAATTAATAACATTAAGGGAATTAAATTGCCTCCAAAAAATAATTACACTTATGACAATACGGGGCATGTGATTATTAACTTGGTTGATGAAGTTCATAAATTAGGATTGCACCCCTCGGTACATGATGAAGCTGCCATGAAGTATTTGTTAGATCATGGTGTTAGAACCTTGCCTACACAAGATGATACGGATGTAATTAATATTGCAAAATTTGTAGTAACAGAGCGATACGCTGATTTTTGTGCTGCTAAAAACATTGAAGGTAAGGCAGTAGCCATTGCCAAAACATCAGCTTTATTGGCGACTGTCAATAGTATCGTAAGAGCAGTTAAGGGATCAGAGGGGAAACTAAATGATGCCTTAAATGCCGAACCAAATAATGCGGAGGAAGCATTGGATGCTGCTAAAGATGGCTTTATTGAACTATTTAGTATTGGAGATGTACTTGCAGATTTTGCTTTAACTGTTACTGGTCTTAATATTGCCAGTGCTGTTGCTACCATTCCTGGTTTTGTTAATGAAGCCAAAAAAGCAATGGATTTGCGTCAAGAAGCGAAAACGGAAATGAATAAGTGGACAGAGGAGCTGGAGAAACTAAATACTGCAATGGAAAACGATGCGAATGTTCATGCTGTTAATTTGCAAAACAAAGTAGATTACGAGTCAAAGATTTTTGCTTTAGGAGTTGTCTTAACTAAAAAGCTACGCCAATTTATTTGGGATATTGTTGAAATCCTAAAAAGAGTGTTGGCTATTTGTTCTACAATCCTAAAAATAACAGGTGTTGGAGCAGTTGTAGGGTTCTCTTTAGACCTTATTAAAACTACTATCAATGCCATTCAGCAATCTTACTTTTTGGGTAGAGCGATTTACAAAAAAAGAAAAGGAACCAAAGGACTTGACCGTCGTGCTGCTGCCGATCAATTTGTAAAGGATTGTTTTGTTGGGGGAGAGCGTTATGCCGCTGAAATTATCGTTAAGACAGGTGCTAATTCAAAGGTTAGCAACGAAAATATGAAGGTGATTACAGATCCAGATGCTTTTTTACTTCAGATAACCGAAATGTCGCATAATAGCCCTCAAGAGTTGGCTGCTTGTAAAAGCGTCATTCTTACAGATCTATTTAAGGCTTTGTCATCAAAACCAACAGCGACCCTTAGCCGCCTACTATTCCCAGGTTCAGGATTTATTAAGAGTTTTGCCTAATAGAACATAGCTAGTATCTATTGGTGAGGCTATGGAGATGCCTATTGCTCCATAGCCTTTTTTTATACCATTTAAGCGATCAATTATTGTCTAGCTTTTACTTTTTCTATAAATTTTTTTAGACGCTTAGCATCTTTAGGAGGGCATTGATTAGATGTTTTAACATTCAGTGATTTTAAGTTGTTTAGTTGCTCTAGCTCTTTGGGAAAATTAGTGATAGGGTTGCCCATAAACCAATATTCTAAAGCACTCAATTCACCAATACAAAGTGGCACATTCGTTTCGGCTATTGATAATGTCAATCGTTTGAGTTTTTGTAGTTTTCTAAGTTCTTTAGGAAGTGTGGTAACATTGATTAGAAATAACTTTAACTCTTTTAGATGCGTTAAGTTTCCGATTAAAGCGCTCAGTTTTCGGATTCGATAAGCGGTTAAATCTAATTTTTCAAGCTGAGTATTTTGAAAGATAGAATAAGGTATTTTAGTGCTGCCTTCAATGTTGAGGATCATATGTTTAAATCCTTTCAGTTTTAAGTAGTCTTCTTCTTTGAATCGATGTCCTTTTAAGCGAATCGTGCTAACTTCTTTTGAAATTTCCTCAACAGCAGGTGGTATGTGTTCTAAATACAATCCATTGACCAAACGATTGTGTGGCTTAAATTCCAATTCTTCGTAACGATTGATATAATCTCGAATGACACAAATAGAAACTTTAGAAGACATCAGGCAAAGTCCTTGTGCTTGAGTTTTTCCAGAAGCTCGATAAGTTGCATAAGCCAATAGATCCAAATCCCATCCACTAGAGCGTGCTAATTCTCTTAAGAATTGTGTGATTTTTTTATCTTCTTTAATTCTATAAGCTTGTTTTTGTAATAGCTTTTGAGTTTCGATGGACAAATGTTGAGTCAGGTATCGATTAAAAATAAGTGTTGCCTTTTTTCGGATAAAATTATTGGTATGAAAAAGCATTAGAGCTACAATTTCTTCAACCAAATGAGGAGGCATTCCTCCAAGTTCCATCATTTGGAGCGCAATTTCTAGGTTTTCTATGGCGGGGTTTTGCAACAACTCTTGCAGGTTTTGAGTAACCTCTGGCATTTGATGTTGGAGATAAGGAGTCTCCTTTAAATCCCAAACCATTTGTTCTACAATGACCTTTTCTTGATAAGGAATGACTTGCTCTAACTGTTTTCCTGGTTTTTCGCCTAGAACAATAAAGTCAGTGGAAGGACCAATTTTTTTATCCAAAATAGCGCCAGTATCCTCCAACCATACAGTGTACTCGCTTCGCTTAACCGTCAATTTGCCTACAATAGCCAAGCGTTTTTTATACAAAGTTTTAGGAGTGTTTAGAGGATATTTGTACAAGTATTCTAATACCATTTTACGATATTGACTAGTATTTGCATGTAGTGCGGTATATAGAATTGTTGGAGCAATCTCTTGAACAGCCGAGAATTTTTTTTGAAAGAGCCAACACAAGCTTTTGATTGCTTGGGGATGTACTTGATTTTTATATAATAAGGTAGAACGCTTCTTGCAGAGAGCAGCAAAAAACTTATCAAAATAGTATACGTC
It includes:
- a CDS encoding leucine-rich repeat domain-containing protein — translated: MKKTAYSYKEFIRNIDVTTHLHISYNEEFIPQKLKTLTGLTLGHTDYVELPSWLQVLTNLEELEIGTSNLSTLPDWLPQLKNLKVLRLQSARLKSLPAIIHQMKQLEELDLSNNILEKFPSHLELPHLKKIDLSYNTLLDNKIILDTLMQLPKLVSYALPSKMSLRYSYGRKNPDVYYFDKFFAALCKKRSTLLYKNQVHPQAIKSLCWLFQKKFSAVQEIAPTILYTALHANTSQYRKMVLEYLYKYPLNTPKTLYKKRLAIVGKLTVKRSEYTVWLEDTGAILDKKIGPSTDFIVLGEKPGKQLEQVIPYQEKVIVEQMVWDLKETPYLQHQMPEVTQNLQELLQNPAIENLEIALQMMELGGMPPHLVEEIVALMLFHTNNFIRKKATLIFNRYLTQHLSIETQKLLQKQAYRIKEDKKITQFLRELARSSGWDLDLLAYATYRASGKTQAQGLCLMSSKVSICVIRDYINRYEELEFKPHNRLVNGLYLEHIPPAVEEISKEVSTIRLKGHRFKEEDYLKLKGFKHMILNIEGSTKIPYSIFQNTQLEKLDLTAYRIRKLSALIGNLTHLKELKLFLINVTTLPKELRKLQKLKRLTLSIAETNVPLCIGELSALEYWFMGNPITNFPKELEQLNNLKSLNVKTSNQCPPKDAKRLKKFIEKVKARQ